ATGTTTGCAATGATTGGATCTTTTATCCTATCACGCACTTTTGTGCCTACTTTTGCAAATTTCATTTTAAAAGAAATTCATGGTCATGATGAGCATGCATCTGGACATTTGCGCTGGGTGATGGATATTAATCATACCAATCGAGTAGTCAGGATCAAGGGTAGGCTGGCTAAATTTCAATATCAATTTGAAAACGTATTTAACTCTGTCAGAAGCAGATATTTTGAATTTTTGAAATTAGTCATAGTGGATCAAAAAAAGTTCATTATGATATTTATGGTCGGCGTATTAGGCTCATATCTTTTAATCTTCTCTTTTGGGCGAGAATTTTTTCCAGCAGTTGATGGTGGTCAAATTAAGATGCACGTTCGAGTGCCAGTCGGCACTCGTCTTGAAGAAACCGCACGACAATTTAACGATATTGAGGCCGAGATTCGTCGCTTGGTGCCCCAAGATCAAATTGAAAGTATTGTTGACAATATTGGGCTATCTGTCAGCGGAATTAATATGGCATATAGCAGTACGGGTACCATTGGTCCACAAGATGGTGATATTTTGGTTTCTCTAGTTAAGGGGCACTCACCAACCGATGAATTTGTAAAGAAGTTACGTGAAGAGCTGCCTAAGAAATTCCCGTCAACTAGTTTTGCATTTTTGCCTGCCGATATTGTGAGTCAGATTCTGAATTTTGGTGCGCCTGCTCCTATCGATATTATCGTGAAGGGGACTAAGCGGGATGAAAACTTTGCCTTTACAGCAAAATTACTAGAGCGCGTTAAAAAAATCCCAGGGATTGCGGACGTGCGAATTCAGCAGGCAACGAATTATCCTCAGATTAATGTCGATGTAGATCGTGTGCAGGCTGCGAAGATTGGCATAACGCAAAGGGATATTACTAATAACATGGTGACTACATTGGCAGGTAGTGGCCAGGTAGCCCCTGCATTTTGGCTAAATCCATCCAATGGTATTTCTTATCCGGTAGTTGTTCAAACGCCGCAAATACAAGTTTCTAGTATTTCAGACCTTTTGAATATTCCGGTAGCCGGCTCGAACGCTTCAACAGGAACAATTCTTGGTGGAATCTCATCCTTAAGAAGAAATTTTGCAGATGCAGTTGTGACGCATGACAGTATTAAGCCTTCATTTGATATTTACGCCGACACTCAGGGTCGCGATCTTGGGGCGGTGGCATCTGATATCAATCGCATTATTGAGGAAGAAACCAAAAATATCCCTAAAGGCACAACCGTAGAATTGAGAGGGCAAGTTTCTACAATGAACTCTGCTTTCACTGGTCTAGGTTTAGGCTTGATAGGATCTATCGTATTAATTTACTTAATACTGGTGGTGAATTTCCAATCCTGGCTAGACCCATTCGTCATTATTACTGCATTGCCAGCAGCCATAGCCGGAATTATTTGGATATTATTTTTGACTTTTACAAACTTATCGGTACCAGCCCTTACGGGGGTGATTATGTGTATGGGGGTTGCTACAGCAAATAGTATTTTGGTGGTTAGTTTTGCCCGCGAACGTTTGCCAATCGATAAAGATCCGATTAAGGCGGCCTTGGAGGCTGGTTTTTCAAGGTTCAGGCCCGTGATGATGACTGCATTGGCAATGGTGATTGGTATGGCCCCGATGGCATTAGGTCTTGGTGAGGGCGGCGAGCAGAATGCCCCTCTTGGCAGAGCCGTTGTAGGGGGGCTCATTTTTGCAACGTTCGCAACTCTTATTTTTGTACCGGTTGTGTTTAGCCTTGTACATAAAAACTATGGATCAGAAAAAGCATGAAAACAATTAAATTCAATAAAGATTCTTTAAAAAATGTCCTTCCATTGGTGAAGAAGTATGTAGCTATAGCAAAAGAATTTTTAATTACGCTTTATCGAAAATATCAGGGACTCGAAAAAAATCAAAAGCGTATAGTCCAAGTGGTGCTCGTGATCGTCATTCTCAATTTTGGATTTCGAATTTATGGGTTTATTTCCGCTAAATTTCGCTCTGAAGAAAATGCGCAAAGGATAGTTACCGTTGTTATGCCAGTAGTTGGCGGTGCTGAAAATTCAATCTCCTTCCCGGGTCGCCTCGAAGCCTACTTAAATGCACCAATCTATTCTCGTGTAAATGGTTATATGAAGAAATGGGATAAGGATATCGGTGCCGAGGTTAAAAAAGGTGAGATTTTAGGAAGAATTGAGGCTCCAGAAGTGGATCAGCAACTACAGCAAGCAAAATCTGATTTGATTGCTGCAAAGAGTAATGAGGCTCTAGCTAAGATCTCCTTAACAAGATGGAAGAATCTTTTTGCAGAAGATGCTGTCTCAAAGCAAGAGTTGGATCAAAAGACTACTGAATATGAGACTAGAAAATCTTTGCGTCAAATTGCTGAGGCAAATTTACAGAAGGCTGAGATCTTCTCAGACTATAAAAATATTCCAGCGCCGTTTGCTGGGCAGGTTACCGAACGCAATATTGATGTGGGTGCTTTAGTAACCGCTGGTGCAGGTAAGCCACTATTTAATGTTGCCAATATTGATAAGTTACGACTGTTTGTAAATATTCCACAGGTATTTATGAACGATATTCAGCCTGGTATTTCGGCAAGAATTCGTGTTCCTGAGTTTCCGGAAAAAGTATTTGAAGCGAAGGTAGTCCGTTCGGCTGGCGCAGTAAATGAAAATTCTGGAACGGTCCTCATAGAGATTGAAATGGATAATCAAGAACACGTCTTAACTGCTGGCGAGTTTGCCCAAGTCAATATTGATCTGCCTTCTGATCGGAATATTCCGCGGGTACCGTCTTCGGCTTTAATTATTCGTAAGAACGGAGCATTCTTGGCAGAGGTTGGTAAAGATCAAAAGGCGGTATTTACCAAGGTCGTGATTGGCAGAGATTTTGGCCAAGAGGTTGAGGTGATTGGTCCAATTACGAATCAGTCTAAGATCATCAATAATCCACCGGATTCATTGATTGCTGGCGAGGTAGTAGTGCTTGCAAAAGAGTCGAACGGAAATAAGGCGAAATAGTATGTCAATTAAATTTCGACGTTTCCTAGGGGTTGGGCTGCTCAGCGTTTGCTATGGATGTTCTCTTGCTCCGGATTACAAGCGCCCTGAAATGCAAATGCCAAGTAACTTTAAGGAGATTTCTCAGGATTGGGTGGTTGCTAAACCTGCCGATCAGATGAAAAGAGGTTCTTGGTGGAAAAATTTTGGCGATCCGATTTTGGATCAATTGGTTACAAAAACTGAGGCCAATAACTTTCAAATTGCTGCTGCAGTGGCTCGATATGAAAATGCAAGTGCATTTTTAGCGGTTAATAACGCAGGGCTATACCCACAAATTGCAGTGACCGGTGCCACAACGGAGAATAGACAGTCTGCGGGAAGGCCTCTACGCGGGGCAAATCAGCCTAATATTTATGACAATAATTTTTTTGGCGGCCTTGCAACTTATGAGGTCGACTTATGGGGTCGCGTTCGGTCCGGCATTGATTCGGCATCGGCCTTGGCGGAGGCTAGTCAAGAGGATTTAGAGTCGGTACGTTTAATTATTCAGGCGGACCTCGTCAGCAGTTACATTGCGATGCGAGGTGTTGAATCTCAGCAGGATATTTTGCAGCAAGATTTAAGCACGTATCAAAAACAAGCCGATTTAATGCAAAAGCGTTACAAAGAAGGCATTAACCCTGGGGTCGATTTTTACAGGGTGCAGGGTTTGGTTGAAAGCGGGCGTATTCGAGA
This is a stretch of genomic DNA from Polynucleobacter sp. JS-JIR-II-b4. It encodes these proteins:
- a CDS encoding efflux RND transporter permease subunit — translated: MIRLVKLALEKPYTFVVMAILIALMGIFSALRSPIDIFPEIRIPVISVVWSYTGMQPEDMAGRVVYAYERALSSTVNDIEHIESQSLPGYGIVKIFFQPSVDIRLATAQVTSISQTVLKQMPPGITPPLILNYNAATVPIVQLALSSLSLSEQRIFDYGQNFIRPALASVPGSAVPSPYGGKTRQIQIDLRLAALQARKLTPNDVITALAAQNLIIPTGTQKIGEYEYSIKLNNGVNGFQEIADFPIKLANGAVIQLRDVAQVRDGSPPQTNLVRLDGGKAVLMTILKSGAVSTLDIIDGVKALVPKLKESLPPELNININGDQSVFVKASISGVIHEGLIAAALTSLMILLFLGSWRSTVIIASSIPLAILFAVLMLNITGETLNIMTLGGLALAVGILVDDATVTIENINWHLEQGKSIQDAILDGAAQIVGPAFIALLCICIVFVPMFFLEGVSKFLFVPMAKAVMFAMIGSFILSRTFVPTFANFILKEIHGHDEHASGHLRWVMDINHTNRVVRIKGRLAKFQYQFENVFNSVRSRYFEFLKLVIVDQKKFIMIFMVGVLGSYLLIFSFGREFFPAVDGGQIKMHVRVPVGTRLEETARQFNDIEAEIRRLVPQDQIESIVDNIGLSVSGINMAYSSTGTIGPQDGDILVSLVKGHSPTDEFVKKLREELPKKFPSTSFAFLPADIVSQILNFGAPAPIDIIVKGTKRDENFAFTAKLLERVKKIPGIADVRIQQATNYPQINVDVDRVQAAKIGITQRDITNNMVTTLAGSGQVAPAFWLNPSNGISYPVVVQTPQIQVSSISDLLNIPVAGSNASTGTILGGISSLRRNFADAVVTHDSIKPSFDIYADTQGRDLGAVASDINRIIEEETKNIPKGTTVELRGQVSTMNSAFTGLGLGLIGSIVLIYLILVVNFQSWLDPFVIITALPAAIAGIIWILFLTFTNLSVPALTGVIMCMGVATANSILVVSFARERLPIDKDPIKAALEAGFSRFRPVMMTALAMVIGMAPMALGLGEGGEQNAPLGRAVVGGLIFATFATLIFVPVVFSLVHKNYGSEKA
- a CDS encoding efflux RND transporter periplasmic adaptor subunit, whose translation is MKTIKFNKDSLKNVLPLVKKYVAIAKEFLITLYRKYQGLEKNQKRIVQVVLVIVILNFGFRIYGFISAKFRSEENAQRIVTVVMPVVGGAENSISFPGRLEAYLNAPIYSRVNGYMKKWDKDIGAEVKKGEILGRIEAPEVDQQLQQAKSDLIAAKSNEALAKISLTRWKNLFAEDAVSKQELDQKTTEYETRKSLRQIAEANLQKAEIFSDYKNIPAPFAGQVTERNIDVGALVTAGAGKPLFNVANIDKLRLFVNIPQVFMNDIQPGISARIRVPEFPEKVFEAKVVRSAGAVNENSGTVLIEIEMDNQEHVLTAGEFAQVNIDLPSDRNIPRVPSSALIIRKNGAFLAEVGKDQKAVFTKVVIGRDFGQEVEVIGPITNQSKIINNPPDSLIAGEVVVLAKESNGNKAK
- a CDS encoding efflux transporter outer membrane subunit, encoding MSIKFRRFLGVGLLSVCYGCSLAPDYKRPEMQMPSNFKEISQDWVVAKPADQMKRGSWWKNFGDPILDQLVTKTEANNFQIAAAVARYENASAFLAVNNAGLYPQIAVTGATTENRQSAGRPLRGANQPNIYDNNFFGGLATYEVDLWGRVRSGIDSASALAEASQEDLESVRLIIQADLVSSYIAMRGVESQQDILQQDLSTYQKQADLMQKRYKEGINPGVDFYRVQGLVESGRIREKALQTRRAQLEHVIAVLVGESPSSFSLPRGSVDNLKLAPVAVSIPSTLLERRPDVASAERRVAASNAEIGVARSAFFPVLSLSAFGGYQTANQANILAAPNAFWTIGPLAFLTIFDGGRRSAIVDQAVAKNAENTAVYKNTVLVAIKEVEDVLVQLKNREESLVNVENSLMYAEKTYKISTVRYREGVAGYLEIVDAAIDQSRARTVQVDYQTQLLIDRVLLIKALGGYW